The genomic segment TGGTTCACTCGCCTTCGTCGCGGTCGTCGGGCCGTTCGTGCCAGCGGGCCCGCCAGGCCGCCTCGTGCGCCTCGTGGCTGGCGCGTTCCTCGAAGATCAGCTTTCGCAGGGCCCGCCGGCCCTCGTCGAAGACGATCACTTCGACGGCCACCATACCCACGGTGATGGCGGTGAGCATGCCCAGCGCGGCCAGCCCCGGCACCCGTTCCGCGACCGGGATGGTCAGGCCGAGCAGCAACGCCGTCGCGACCCGCGTCCAGCTCAGCGTGCGCAGGGTACGCAGCTGGAACAGCATGTTGCCGCAGAGGTAGCAGATCACGCCGCCGAACAGCAGCGGTACGCCGGGACCGTGCGCCGGTTCGCTCGGTGGCACGTTCGGGTCGGCGATCCCGTGCACGATCGTCTCGGCGCCGAGCGCGAACAGGATGATGCCCGCGATCATCGGCAGGAACAGGTACGCGTACGCGTCCCGGGCCATCGCCACCCGGGGGCCGTCCTGCGCGACGTGCAACGCGATCCGGGCGGCCGGCCCGATCATGTCGTAGTGCGCCCACCAGAGCGCGGCGGTGAAGAAGATGCCGAGTACCGCCGCCGCGACGGCGGGCCAGGTGGGCGGCTGGCCGAGCAGGTTGCTGCCCACGCCGACCGAGATGACCGACTCGCCCAGCGCGATGATCAGGATCAGGTCGTACCGCTCGGTCCAGTGCTCGGCCGACGCGACGCCCCAGCCCCAGGTGCCGGCGATCATGCCGCTGCCGTACTGGAGCAGGATGACCACCGCCCACAGCACGTCCCGGAGCGCCGCCGCGGAGAACAGGTCGTCGATCCTCGGCGGCAGCAGCGCGGCGACCAGCAGCAGCGCGGTGCTGCCGATCAGTTCCGGGGCGAACCGGAGGAGTTGCCGGCGCTCGTTCGGGCTGTCCCGTACCGCGTGCCGGTACAGCAGCAGGTGGATCAACCGCAGGA from the Micromonospora sp. WMMA1947 genome contains:
- a CDS encoding low temperature requirement protein A, which translates into the protein MGSYGWRGRLGPAVPVAPGARVDRFEIFFDLVFVFSFFIITRATALQVTGGALLHALLVLAVLWWSWVVHSVVATRVRLGEGFVPVLMTVGMAALFTFALSLPHAFRDPRGNAAGPMVAALSYTVLRLIHLLLYRHAVRDSPNERRQLLRFAPELIGSTALLLVAALLPPRIDDLFSAAALRDVLWAVVILLQYGSGMIAGTWGWGVASAEHWTERYDLILIIALGESVISVGVGSNLLGQPPTWPAVAAAVLGIFFTAALWWAHYDMIGPAARIALHVAQDGPRVAMARDAYAYLFLPMIAGIILFALGAETIVHGIADPNVPPSEPAHGPGVPLLFGGVICYLCGNMLFQLRTLRTLSWTRVATALLLGLTIPVAERVPGLAALGMLTAITVGMVAVEVIVFDEGRRALRKLIFEERASHEAHEAAWRARWHERPDDRDEGE